The Panacibacter microcysteis DNA window GATCTTTCGCTGGATGAACCGGAAACATTATCGCTTATCAGGAAGAAGTTATTAGATGCCAACGAGCCTGAAGTAATTCACATATTACGGCTAATACGTTTCAGGAATATTGGCGTGCTGGATGAACAACTGCTTAGCCATTTATTAAAACATCCGTCAGATAACGTTAAAGATGAACTGCTGGTGTTATTCCAGGAAGGCCTGATTGAAATCAACACAGCGGCCATCAAAGAAATTCTTCTCCATAAAAATATTCGTGCTGCAGTTAAACACAGCGCCTTTGCAGCCATTTGCAAAAAGGGTAACGAGGATGATTTTGTATTTGCAAACATCAACAATGCAGATGCTTTTATCGGGTCTGAAGCACTGGGCACTTTGCTTTCGAATGCCAATGGCAAATACTATCATGAGGTAGCGAAAATTGTTATCGAAAAATGCACGGCTGCAAACAGCAAAGAACGCATTATTGCGGCGGCTGCGATAGCAAAGGCTAAACAACCATTATTCAGGGATCAGTTGATAACCCTGGTAAATGATACAGATGAAACCGTTGCTGTTGCTGCAATCAGTGAAGCAGGCAAATGGCCAGACGTTCAGATCGTAGAAACATTGCTCAGCCGGTTGAAACAACATGATAAAGCGGTTTACAAAGCATTACTCCAAAACGGTGAGCTTGCTGTGCCGGTTATAACAGGTTACCTGCGCAGTAAAGAAGCCGGCTTTGAGGAACGACGTCAGCTTATTCGCATTTGCGGCATTATTGGCGGCCATGCAGGTATTAATAACCTGGCAGAACTTTACCATACATTACCTGAACATACCAATACTATTACAAAAGCAATTTACCACGGCCGTCAAAAAGCCGGCACCGGCAGCCACCTGCAGCTGCAAACAGTAGCCGAAAATGCAATCGCAAACGCTGCCACCATTTTACAACTGCAAAAAAAGGCAGCAGAACATACCACTGGTTTGCCGCTTATTTCAAACTCGCTCGCTATTGAATTGCAGGAGATACGAGACAATGTCCTGTACCTGTTCGCCATACTTTTCAAAGACCAGGAAATAGACAAGATTCGCCGCTCATTATCGGTGGATAATAAAGAGCAAAATGCCAATGCTTTTGAAATGCTTGAAATGGCTGTACCGCGTAAGCTGTCTCACGATTTTATCATCATTTACGAGAAAGGAGACATTGAACACCGCATCTCCCAGCTCAATCATAAACAAGCGCTTTCTATACAAACTCAGGATGATATACCTGCACACATTTTAAGTAGTACACACACTCCATTTTTCGACTGGTCTAAAGCATGCGCAGCATACACATTACACAAAGCGCAAATGAATTATGATGCCGCCCTGTTGAAAAAATACCTGTTTGCAGAAAACATCCTTCTTAAAGAAACCGTCCACTTTACGCTTAATAATGTTATGACAAACAAATTACTGCTGCTGGAAAAAGTATTGGTACTAAAAAGCACAAGCATTTTTTCTGAAACGCCTGAGCATATTCTTGCAGACCTTGCCCCGCTTATGCAGGAAGTGGAATACAAGGAAGGTGAACGCATCTTTGAAGAAAATGCTATTGGCGATAGTATGTATATCATTTACCAGGGCAGCGTGCGCATACACAAAGGCGAAACAACGCTGATTATATTTGATAAAGAGAATGATATTTTTGGGGAACTTTCTTTATTCGATGCAGAAAAAAGATCGGCCAGTGCCACTGCCTTTACAGATTGTTATTTGTTCAAGATTGATCAGCTTCCATTCTATGAGTTACTTGAAACAAGACCGGAGATCATCAAAGGCGCTGTAAAGATGTTGTGCAAAAGATTGCGTGCACAAAATGAAAGAACTGTATTGCTGCAAAATACAGGTAAGTAATTTTTTTGTACCCGGCAGTTGAAAATGCATGAAGCTTTCGTTGCGTCGCACTCTTGTACTGCAGCATATGACTGAACAATGAAAACAACAGTTATTCAACTACGCAAACTATCACCCACCTTGTTACCTTACTGCCTTTTCGCCTGCTGCTCACTGTTCCCACAGTACAAGTGAGTGACACAACAGGCGATGCCACGAAGAACAAATGTTTGTATACAAAAAAATGATATGATTGTTCTATCATCAATGATCGACAAAAAAAGTTTGGTTGTACATTTAGCCCTCAAAATAATTGATTGGCATGTCATATCCTTATCAAATTAAATCTTTAGACCAGTACAGAGAAGCGTATAATCAAAGTATAGAAAACCCGGAAACTTTTTGGGGCAATATCGGTGGCTATTTTCAATGGAAACGCAGATGGGAGAAAGTGCTTGACTGGAATTTTACAGAGCCAAACGTAGAATGGTTTAAAGGCGCAAAGCTTAACATTACCGAAAACTGCCTCGACAGGCATTTAAAAACGCTGGCCAATACGCCGGCCATTATCTGGGAGCCAAACGATCCTGATGAACACCACAGGATACTTACCTATAAGGATCTCTATATTAAAGTGTGCCAGTTTGCCAACGTTCTTAAAAATAATGGCGTGCAAAAGGGTGATCGTGTTTGTATTTATATGGGCATGATTCCTGAACTGGCTATTGCAGTACTGGCCTGTGCCAGAATTGGCGCAGTGCATTCGGTAATTTTTGGCGGCTTTAGCGCACAAAGTATTGCAGACCGCTTGTACGATGCACAGGCGGAATATATTGTAACCTGTGATGGGGCATACCGGGGCGCAAAGGATATTCCGCTAAAGAATGTAATAGATGATGCACTTATAGGCAACAGGACCATTAAACGGGTTATTGTGTGTACCCGCACCAGGACGCCGGTATCGATGATCAAAGGGCGTGATGTATGGTGGGAAGATGAAGTAAAGAAAATTGAAACACTCGGCCTTAATGAGTGCCCGGCAGAAGAAATGGATGCAGAAGACCCGCTGTTTATTTTATATACGTCCGGCTCAACCGGCAAGCCGAAAGGTGTGGTACATGCATGTGCAGGGTACATGGTGTACACCAACTATACTTTTGTAAATGTATTTCAATACCAGCGCGGAGATGTGCACTTCTGCACAGCAGATATTGGCTGGATTACAGGGCACAGTTATATTGTGTACGGCCCGTTGAGTGCAGGCGGTACAACGTTAATGTTTGAAGGCGTACCTACCTGGCCCGATGCAGGCAGGTTCTGGCAGATCATTGATAAGTTTAAAGTAAATATTCTTTATACAGCACCTACTGCCATAAGAAGTTTAATGGGTTTTGGCCTCGGGCCATTACAGGGCAAAGATCTTTCTTCTTTAAAAATACTGGGCACCGTTGGAGAACCAATTAACGAAGAAGCATGGCATTGGTATGATGAATATGTGGGCAGGAAGAAGTGCCCAATTGTAGATACCTGGTGGCAGACAGAAACCGGCGGAATATTGATCTCGAACCTCGCCGGCGTTACCGATGCCAAACCAAGCTGGGCAACACTACCTATGCCGGGTGTGCAACCAATACTGGTAGATGAAAATGGTAAAGAGGTTACAGACACCGAAGATGGCCTGTATAAAGGAAACCTGTGCATTAAAGCCCCATGGCCTTCTATCATCCGCACAACATATGGTGATCATGAACGTTGCAGAAAAAACTACTTTAGCACCTATGAAAACCTTTACTTTACCGGTGATGGCGCATTAAAAGATAAAGAAGGCAACTACCGCATAACAGGCCGTGTAGACGATGTACTAAATGTAAGCGGCCACAGGATAGGTACGGCCGAAGTGGAAAATGCCATTAATATGCATGCAGGTGTGGTAGAAAGTGCAGTAGTTGGCTACCCGCACGACATTAAAGGCCAGGGCATCTATGCCTACGTTATATACCAGGGCTCGCACGGCAATGAATCTCTTACCAGGAAAGATATTCTGCAAACAGTAACGCGCATCATTGGCCCTATTGCAAAACCAGATAAAATACAATTTGTGTCGGGCCTGCCCAAAACAAGAAGCGGTAAAATCATGCGCCGCATTCTTAGAAAAATTGCAGAAGGAGAAACACAGAACCTTGGCGATACTTCAACACTGCTGGACCCGAATGTAGTGGACGAGATAAAAAACGGAAAAATATAACCACCATATAAAATAAAAAAATCCCGCAGGTTTACACCGCGGGATTTTTTACTTACAAACACTAACTCCTAACCGTTACGTATTTGTCGTAACATAAACTGTTGTTAAAGCTATTGCTATAACACATCTTTTGCATTTGATTTCTTTGTTTCGGCTTTAAATTAATTTTATGCACCCAAAATTTACCCTTGTCCTTGCGACAACTCTCGCCTTTGCAACTGCTTCTAAAGCCCAGATTTCAAAAGGTTCTGCAATTCTTGGAGGAAACGTCTCGTTTAACCACACGAGCAGTTCCGGAAGTAATACAAACTACCTGGCAGTTTCTCCCAATTTCGGTAAAGTTTACAGTGATAACAAAGTAGCAGGTATTAGCCTGAGATATGCTTACAGGAGCGCTTCGGTAGATAAGAGTTTAAACACGCATTCTTTTGGCGGTGGCTTTTACCTGGCTCAGTATAAACCACTCGGAAAGAATTTTTACATGTTTATCAGGGAATCATTAAACATCAATTTTGATCGTGAAAAACGCCAACAATATAACGGCGAATTATATATTCAGGATACTAAAACATTATCAGCTGGTATTACAATAAATCCTGGTGTAGCTTATGACTTCAGTAGAAAGGTTCAGTTCGAATTATTGTTTTTGAATGACCTCATATCAGCAGGCTACCAAACCAGTAAAACAACTGATAAATTATCAACCGGGGATGTTTCCGGTAAACAAGACATTTTTTATGCCGGTGCCAATACACTGACTAATTTAACTGCCTTAAACGTAGGCGTTAAGGTATTCTTTGGCAGATAATAAAT harbors:
- the acs gene encoding acetate--CoA ligase: MSYPYQIKSLDQYREAYNQSIENPETFWGNIGGYFQWKRRWEKVLDWNFTEPNVEWFKGAKLNITENCLDRHLKTLANTPAIIWEPNDPDEHHRILTYKDLYIKVCQFANVLKNNGVQKGDRVCIYMGMIPELAIAVLACARIGAVHSVIFGGFSAQSIADRLYDAQAEYIVTCDGAYRGAKDIPLKNVIDDALIGNRTIKRVIVCTRTRTPVSMIKGRDVWWEDEVKKIETLGLNECPAEEMDAEDPLFILYTSGSTGKPKGVVHACAGYMVYTNYTFVNVFQYQRGDVHFCTADIGWITGHSYIVYGPLSAGGTTLMFEGVPTWPDAGRFWQIIDKFKVNILYTAPTAIRSLMGFGLGPLQGKDLSSLKILGTVGEPINEEAWHWYDEYVGRKKCPIVDTWWQTETGGILISNLAGVTDAKPSWATLPMPGVQPILVDENGKEVTDTEDGLYKGNLCIKAPWPSIIRTTYGDHERCRKNYFSTYENLYFTGDGALKDKEGNYRITGRVDDVLNVSGHRIGTAEVENAINMHAGVVESAVVGYPHDIKGQGIYAYVIYQGSHGNESLTRKDILQTVTRIIGPIAKPDKIQFVSGLPKTRSGKIMRRILRKIAEGETQNLGDTSTLLDPNVVDEIKNGKI
- a CDS encoding cyclic nucleotide-binding domain-containing protein, producing the protein MTLEAIARLLNVRKEERWLVAKLFWMQFFQGAGTAFFFTSAYATFLSRHEVSDLTFVYICTSLALWLTGYIYSKLEHRYSIANLSKYIIYFMAGSILLIRLFGYTLPIPRFDYFVLIWFNVLYLLSNLEFWGIAALVFEVRQSKRLFSIISAGDIPAKFIGYTLASLTVSYVGTANLLIPAFLCMLASLPFLNKIIRAGTLHVHEEHHTHNDAHEHAHKESLAVGFIKRFTSNRLIFWLAILAFIMSVCIVVANFSFYSKIKEAYHDDIDFAVFIGAFLAVIRICALIVKLLFTGKLLTTIGVKKSLLFTPIIFAACIVMVIAFRYSLGEGNAVLYMFGATCIVLDVLKTAINSPVFLSVMQPLGTHDRLRSHNIVKGIMDPFAYLFSGVLLFELIQIQHGIDIIALAYFLLGFAVLWIISIFFLDREYYNTVLKAITSKFYTSADLSLDEPETLSLIRKKLLDANEPEVIHILRLIRFRNIGVLDEQLLSHLLKHPSDNVKDELLVLFQEGLIEINTAAIKEILLHKNIRAAVKHSAFAAICKKGNEDDFVFANINNADAFIGSEALGTLLSNANGKYYHEVAKIVIEKCTAANSKERIIAAAAIAKAKQPLFRDQLITLVNDTDETVAVAAISEAGKWPDVQIVETLLSRLKQHDKAVYKALLQNGELAVPVITGYLRSKEAGFEERRQLIRICGIIGGHAGINNLAELYHTLPEHTNTITKAIYHGRQKAGTGSHLQLQTVAENAIANAATILQLQKKAAEHTTGLPLISNSLAIELQEIRDNVLYLFAILFKDQEIDKIRRSLSVDNKEQNANAFEMLEMAVPRKLSHDFIIIYEKGDIEHRISQLNHKQALSIQTQDDIPAHILSSTHTPFFDWSKACAAYTLHKAQMNYDAALLKKYLFAENILLKETVHFTLNNVMTNKLLLLEKVLVLKSTSIFSETPEHILADLAPLMQEVEYKEGERIFEENAIGDSMYIIYQGSVRIHKGETTLIIFDKENDIFGELSLFDAEKRSASATAFTDCYLFKIDQLPFYELLETRPEIIKGAVKMLCKRLRAQNERTVLLQNTGK